The genome window GAAACATTTCCCACACTGCAAGCAAAATACCCATCTGTCCAAAATGTATGTTCTTTCCAGGAATGCTTTTTGAGATCGTTTGGATATCTCTCCCAAATATGATATGTCGTATAACTCTTTATCAGATTTACGATTTTACTAATAAACATCGTTGGTTCTGTTTCTATCATGTAATGGATATGGTCTTTGTCCGTTTCCATATATCTGATAATGACATTATGTTTTGACATATCTCATAAGAGAACTGTTTTATATCATCTGATATTTGTTTTGATATTAGCAACTTCTTTCTGTATTTGCATACAAAAATAATATGGTACGGTAATAAATATTTGTGTCTGTTTTTCGATTTCCATGTTCCCATAGCGTAAGTATAGCACAAACCACTACTTTTGGCTACCTTAACCCACCGTCTAAAGCCAGTGAGATTGCGGTAGCCCTATTTCAAATCAATTGCTTTATTCTAAGCAATTCCGCGTATTTCAATAATCGTTTATATTGCCGTTCATTATTTCTTACACCATCTATGATTTCCAGCGTGGTTTGTGGCTCCAAACGCCGTACATCACAGATACTGCGCTCAATATCATAAATTTGGTAACATCCAAATTCTGTCTCCTGTCTTCTTATACCAATCTGAAAATTACTATCCGAGAAATAATGTCGCTTTGTCGGAAAATTCATCTTCAACATACTGCGATCTGTTCGCTTTGTAGCCACTGATAAATATTCAGGTTCCGTCTCAATCGCCCTCTGATAGTAAAGCGCACTATCCATACAAATAACAGCCTTCGGATTGCTCAGACATACCTCAACGCACTTGTAGTCCTGTGGTTTCTCATATTGCCCTCCAGCCAGCCAATAATATCCATGAGCGATCTTCTCAAAATAGCCTTCTTCAACCAGAACCGCTATCTGGCGATTTGAAAACCCTTCATCAAGAAGTACCTTTGTCGCCACATAGCCTCTATACCTTTTATATATAGTTTCTAATTTAGCATATGTATTAATTCTCATAAACAGCCTTTCCTTATAATACGTTATATCTCTCAACTTCGCCACTTTCTGTGCATATACATTTCCTCTTAAAGCATTTTTCATTACACATATTATTGCATTTTTTATATCACATGTCAACCCTGTTTTTAAACCGGAAACCTCTCCCGGACAAATTTTTGTATTCATCCATAAATATCTCTTATGGTCCTCTCCGCAATAAAAAACCTCCAAACTGAGTCATTTTAAGTTACATCAGTTTAGAGGTTTGTAAATCCTTCGGGATAATCCCGTCCTAAATCCTATTATTCACTTTTTTCCTTAATAATACCACAAGTACCACAGCTGCAAATGCTAACAATGAAACATAAAGTGTAACAGAAGCCAGATCCCCTGTCTTAGGTACATTATTTTCATTTGATGTATTACTTTTTTCATCAATGACTGCAACATAGTCAGATGCATGTTCAAAAGTCCGGATTCACAAGTGATGTATCCGGTTCCGGCTCTTCCGTGAGATCCGATATAAAATTCCAGCCTTTCACAAATGCCAGACATCTCCAATATAACGGAGTAGCAGAATTCCCCTTTTCAAAGATATTTATCATCCAATTCTGCCGGACAAAGGTCTAATTTTGCAATTTCAAACTAATCTGAGCCATAAAGTTTTCTTTTTCATACATAGTCTGAAAGTCACCGCCGTATTTCCTGGCGATATCCGCCAGAATCTTATGGCCATAGCCGGTTCCCCATATTTTATTCTTATGGTTTTCCAAAGCGGTGTTCTTACATTTTATAATCAGATATTCCTGTGCTATACCGCCATTTAAAGTAATCGCACACTCTTTCCCCTGTTCTCTTACTTCCTTACAGGCTCTGATGGCATTATCCATCAGATTTCCAAAAATCATGCAAAGATCCAGCTCTGCAATTCCTGTCATGTCGGGAATCATCAGATTCAGATCCTGTGAAATGCCTTCCTCTTCGCATACTTTTTGTTTCTCCGTCAAAATGGCATTGACAATCGGAACTGCGCAGAACGGGTATTCCCTTGTGGCGCTTATACGCACGGATAAATCCTGAATCACCGTTTCCGCCTCATCCTTTTTCCCATGTTCCAGCAAATCCAGTATGGATGTAAGAATGTTTCCGTAATCGCAGCGCAGCTTTGCCATCTCCTGACGGCGGACTTCGATCTGTTCATAATGAGCCTTTTTAAGTTCCCCTTCCTGCTGAAGCTTCCTGACCTTCTCCTGTGTTTCACGCTTTTCCAACTGACCGACATAAAGCATAACTAAAGCAAACTCCAAAACAGTATAACAACAAAAATAACTGAAATACAGTTTAAAATCATCACCGCCAGCCTGCGACCATTTTATGGCACATATCATCATAAAGACAAACAGCATCTGAAGCATCACGGCAAGCCATATCGGGCTTATGGTGTGTCTTCTCTTCTTCTGCAGTCTCAGCACAACCACCATATAGGCGATATTCAAAAAAATTGTCAGCGCCGCAACCATGGTACCTCTTTCTGCCATGTAGGGATTGGCGAAGCTTGCATACCGAAGATTCAGCTTTTTCACTTCTCCGAAAACAATATAAAGAATCACATCTGCCAAAACACTTTGCATAATCAGCATACTGACATGCGTAAACTTTATCCACGCCTTATCGCTATAAAAATAAGTCAGCACAAAAACATAAGATAAAGTAATGAGAATAGGATTGATCACATTATAATAATGAGGCGGCATCGCAAACAGGCATTTGATGATTACCCAAACACTGCACAAAATACTCCAGATGGCAATCCTTTTTCTTTTGCCGCCTCTGTCCTCCCTCCCTGTCAACAATCCTTCCATACAGATTCCGCTCACAATAACCGACATAATCTGCACTACTGCACTAATAATCTGATAAATAAAACCACTTTCGCTCATACGGCTCCCTCCCCTGTAAATACAAATTTCATTCCTCCTCCGCAGCACGGATACGCTCCAGCAACTCTTTGATTGCCGCCCCGGCCTCATCGGTTCTTTCATTTTTCACGAGAAACAATACCGATGTCAGGATATTATTGTAATCGTGGCGCAGCTTTGCCATCTCCTCACGGCGGGCCTCGATCTGCTCGTAGTGAACCCTTTCCAACGCCATGGCCTGCGCAAGTCTGGCTTCCTCCGCCTGCATTTCACGCTTTTCCATCTGGCTTAAGTAGAGCATCACCAACGCAAATTCCAGAACCGACCAAATACACAGCAAAATGAAATACCAATTAGAATCCCCGGTTACCACCTGCGGTCCTCTGCTGCCCCATATCATCAAAAGAATAAGAAACATCGGAAGCAGAGCTGCAATCCATAGCGGACTTGCCTGGCCCTTCCCCTTTTTCCTTATTTTGAGTACGATAGCTGTATAAATAACGTTCAACAAAAGACTCAATGACGCAATAATCGCAGACCTCTCTGCCATATATGGATTTGCAAAGTCCAAATGAAAAAGCTCCATTTCCTTTACTTCGCCCAAAACCACAAGAAGGAAAGCATCCGAAAATACATTTTGCAAAATCAGCACACTGGCATGAGCTATCTTAATCCATGGTTTATCACGATAGAAATAAGTCAGCATAAAAATGTAGTACAGCGTCATGCAGATCGGGTTGCCTACAGGAATCCAGGCTCCCCGAGGCGGGAACAGACATTTGGCACACGTCAGGAAGCTTGTAATGGCAACCCAGAATGTAATTCTTTTCCCCCGGGAAGCTCTGTCCTCTCGCCCCGTAAGCAGGTTTTCAAGACAGACGCCTATCGTAACAGCAGCTATGCTCTGCACTACTGCATTTATTATCTGATAAATAAAACCTTGTTCCATCATATTTTTTTACCTAAATGCAGGAAATAACTTTTTCGCACTCTTTCCCGCTGTATTTTACTGACCGGCACCCTCTGCCCATTTTGAAAGCAGATTTCATTTCCTTCCATATATTGAATCCGGTTCATATTCACAAGAAAGCTTTTGTGGCACTGAATAAAACTGGAAGGAAGCTTCTCATGAATGTTGCTGAGTTTATCATAAACAGTGTAGGAACCTTCTTCCGTATGAATGAAAACTCTGTGATTGTCACTTTCCAGATACAGAACATGGTCCGCTGCTATAATATAGGATTTCCCCCTGACGGAAAATGTGAGCACATTCTTCGGAGTCTTCCTCTCACGAATCTTATCCAAATATTGGCTGAGAAGCTCTTTATCAAGAGGCTTCATCAGATAACCGGTAAGATTGGTGTCCGTCAAAAAAATCTGCTGTATGTATTTGTCATGATACCCTGTCACATAAATCAATTGAATGTGAGGTGCTTCCCGGAAAATCTCTCTCACATACTGTATTCCGTTTTCTTCTCTGTCAAATTCTATATCCATGAAAATAGCGTCAAACTCCTTTTCCCCTTTTTCAATCTCCTCCAACAACTTTTCCGGCTTCTCATAAACAACAACTTCTTCTACCCCTTGATCCGCTTCCAATAATTCTCTCATCTCTTGTAAAAATAATAAACTGTCATCGCATACTGCAAGTTTTAACATGTCTCCACCTCATATGTACAATACGTTTTATTATACCATATTCTACATATGTACACAATTTCAACGACAATCCAATTTTGCTGAAAACTGATATATTTTCGTCTTTTTAACTTTATTATGGTAAACTATCCTGCACATACAGTGCTCCCGAGGATGTCAAGTCATTGCCACAAAAATATGCGGCTTTTTTACCAATAAACATTGCTCTCTGTTATAGCTTTCTTTGACTTTTTCTGCCTCCACATTTGCATTTCCTGCATCAATAATATATTTTACCGTAGCAAATCCCATATCGTCATCTCTTCTCCTCGAACTTTCGAAATTCTTCGATACTCATGTAAAGCCTCGACTAAAACTTGTATATCAGAAAAGTATTCTTTAACAAAATTATATTTTTTTACATCTTTATACTTTAAATTTGATTTGCAATAACTACTAGGTTTTAATCTTGGATTTTTTCTCACTTCTTTTTCATAATCCTTGTACTTTCCCTCATTACAAATAATAATTTTTTCAATTTCTGGAGCCGTTATCACATTTTTTACATCAACCTTATCCTGATATGCTTTACTTAAATTAAATTTTTCACCTCTTGAATCCAAAATTCTATATATTGTAATCTTATCTTCAAATTCTTTTCTTAAATATCTTTCTTCAAATACCTTACCACTTCTACATCTTAGTACTTCCTCTTCAAGCAGATCTTCTCGTTCAAAAATCAATTTATGACTATCAAGTAATAAATCCAAAATTGCCCGTTCAGCGCCGCCTTCACAAATACAAGCCGTATATTTAGACATATTACTTTTCATCCTCCCTTATTTCCACACTAGAAAGGACTTTCTTTAATGCCATATACGCCTCATATACTGGTACAGTACCTTCTAGATATCCACTTTCATACGCCTCACTTTTTTTAATATCATTTCTTTTTAAGATAAACGATAAATTTTCTGCATTGATTCCGCCTCGATTTCTAACTATATAAATACAATCATTTCTCTCAAATTCATCTAATAATTCTGCATAATGCGTAGAATAAATCAAAGTAGAACCTTGTCTATTAACCTTTGGATCCATAAAAAATCGTACAAGTGTAGCAACAATTTCCTCATTAAAATGATTCTCTAATTCATCGACAATCAAATAACCACCTTCCACAAAGCAGAATAAGGCATTCATAAATACACTAATTCCTTTTATAGTCCCTGAAGAAAGATATTTTTCAATTTCACTAGGACTTCTCAAAATTATCTCCTCAGAACCGTGAAATTTCAGTCTCAGATCAGTGGATTTTTTCTCAATACTACATTTAAAATACTCTATGCTTGGATCCAAAAAAGTTAAAAGTTCTTTTGGAAATTTACCTAGGACATTCAACATATTATGATTTGTCCACATCGACATGTCTCTTAAAAGAAAACCCGATTGTTTTTCCCTATTTATAGCAATCATAACACTTACATCATCCGACAAAAATTGTTCCTTTTGATTTCTTTCAATCTTTATATCTGAATCTTTAAAATCAAATAAACTTTTCTTTGTTTTAACTTTCTCAGCCTCTTTTTCCCATAGTTTTTCATCCGAAATTACTAATTTCTCGCTTTCATCTATCAAATTAATTTTTTTAGTAATAACTGTCTGAAGCTTATAAACTTTTTTTTGTTCATAAAAGAAACTTGTAATTTTAACATTTTCTCCTTCTAATAAATCATTCAGTATTTCTTTTACCTCAATACTATTAATAGATTCATTGTTTAGCAAATTAATTACAAATGAAATTGTTTTTAATATTGTTGTTTTCCCAGATGCATTAATCCCAATAAACGAAAGAACTGGATTAATATATATATTTGAAAAAACACAATAAAGCCTCTCCTTGTCATCTTCATCAACTCTCTGTCTTGCGATGAAATCTATATCTATATCCCCTTTAAAACGTGGCATATCTTGTATATTAATTTTTAAAAGTTTCATATGGCTACCTCCATTCACGTAATTTATGTTTTTATAATTATATTATGCCACAATCTTATCTTATATTCAATATTATTTACGCCTTTTTTGTTTTTATTTATTTTTTCATCCTTCCATCATCTGTTCCACTGAATTCGGCACATAAGGGTCCTTTACAATATCTCCTGATTTTTCTATAATCTGCCCTTTTTGCGAAGTCGCTAAGATTTTATCTTTGTCTTTTCCAATCAGTAGTCTCTCATACAGAGAACTACCATATTGTCGACCAAGCTCCCTTCTCCCCCAGCCTTCTTTCCATGCCGAGCTCTGGTAAATTCCTTTGCACTGTCAAGTAAGGGCTAATAAAATTTTATACTTTTTTAATATTTTCATCATTCTTCAACGTAATCTCCAACAATTCTGCTGCAACCTCGGCTGATTTTATCCGCATTAGATTATCCCATGCATCCTCCTCGCCAAGCAGATTCATACCTCCATGCCACACCAATTCATCATCCAGAATCGCATAATGCTCTGCCACCTCATCTCTTACAATTACATGAATACTATTCTCTTGCATCTCACAGACCATCTGCTGATAAAAATCGGGATTCCCAAACCGTGTATTCTGCGGTTCTGTCGTTATGACCGTAACCTTCACTCCGGCTTCCTGCCGCGTCTTTATAAGATAAATAAAACGCTCCACTTTATTTTGTGTCAGCCCCGGACTGGAAACAAGGATATTCTTTTCCGCCTCAACAATGTCTCGTTCAAATGCATCTGCATAATTTCCGGAATCGTAAATTGCGTTCGTTGTCTGTTTTGAAAGAACACTATTAGTGATTAACTGAAATCCTGTCCGTTTATAAGTACGCAATCTATTTACATACATCTTGTCAAAGTCTCGAATATGCGAATCTATATAATCATAGACAACTACTTCTTTTTTTCCCTCGTAATCACGGTTCAACCTTCCTATGTACTGTTCCAGCCGTCCGCTAAAAGATACCGGTGCTGCCAGCATGAGTGTATCCAGCCTAGGATAGTCGAACCCCTCTCCAATCTTCTGCCCGGTTGCAACCAGAATCAGGGTTTGTTCCCTTGGTACTTCTTTTAACTTCCTTCTCACATCGGAATTTTTTTTGTCACTGTTATCTCCATATAGAAGGAATACCCTGTCAGCATCCTTTTGCAGATTATCATAAAGATATTTTGCCTGCTTCTTGTATCTCGTCAGAATTACCGGGGTTCTGCCCATCTTTACACAGGCTCTTGTATCTTCAAGAATCATTTCATTTCTGACCAGACTTGTGCTGATCAAAGAATATGCCTCATTAATATTATTTTTACTCTCATTTGTATCAATTACTCTTGTATATCTTGGATATACATAGTGACCGATTCCTTGCTCTGCGGCACGCTCTTTCGCCGTAAACTTATGTCTGATTGGTCCCAAAAGCATATAAATAATCTTTTCCAGATTATCCCCACGTTTCGGTGTTGCTGATACACCATAGACATATCTGGCATTCACTTTCTGCATAACTTCAATAGACGTACTTGAACCGCAATGATGACATTCATCCATAATCACCATACCATACGAATTGATAAATTCATTGAACTTCCCCTTACTGTACATGGAGCCCACCATAGCAACATCAACAATCCCTGTCAGAGTATTTTTACTGCCATGCAGGATGCCAATGACACTGTCTCTGCGCTTTTCTCTTCCGCTTTTGGTTTTGTAAGTGGGAGGCTTTTCATCTATAATCAAAAATTTATTCAGTTCCTCTACCCACTGCTCCAGCAAATCTTTACTTTGAAGCAAAATAAGCGTATTAACCTTACGCTCTGCGATAAGATAACTGCAGACAACCGTTTTCCCAAATGCGGTGGCAGCACTGAGAATGCCATGATCATATGCAAGCAAACGCTCTGCCGCCAGATTCTGCTGAGTTCTCAAATCTCCCTGGAAAACAACTCTTATAGGTCGCCCCTTTTCCCTGTAATCCTCTATCTCAAAATTAATATCAGCCTCTTTACAGGCGCAAACCAGGTTATCACGAAGGCCCCGTGGAATACGAATATAACCATCTATATCCTTTCCCATATAGACAGCGCTGAAATTATAATAGTTGGAATATCCAAGCCTTTTGTTTTTATAAAATACAGGATTGTCAAAGGCTGCCATGCTTCTGATCTGATTCTGCAGGCGCGGCATTAAATTCAACGTATCCACATAGATGGCATCTCCAAGGGCAATATGCATTTTACCGACTACATCTGATTTTACAAAGCCATCTTTTTTCTTCCATGGCTTCGGACGGTTTTGAACATTGGGCAACGCCAGCATTCCCTTTTCATTGGAGAGCTCTGCCTGCCATTTTGTCATACACTTTTCTATCTCATCCAACGTCAGCTTTTCCGTCTGATTCAGCAGGATATCCCACTGATCTGGATACGCATTCCAGTTTTTATCAACAAATGCGCTGTTTCCTTTTTTCAGCGCCTGTCCCTGCAACGGCAATGCGATCAGATTCCCGATACTGCTGGCAACATCCTGAGAGGGATACATCCGGTCATAATAATGAAAAGATTTCAGATTAATCGAAGCAGAACCTTTATCCAGTAGAAGAAATCCGAATTTTCTTGCAAGAGTTGCGTCCACCGGTCTTTTAAAGAAAACCCATACATGCGCACCCCTGCCAGACCTTGAACGTTCCACTAGCGGTGTTATCCCATTACTTTCACAAATGATTCGCAAAGCATCAACTTCTTCATGCCATTCATCATCCACATTTGCAAAATCAGTCTTCTCAGCGCCTTTTTCATGATTGTCAAAATCAAAGACAAGGAAACGGCAAGTACCATCCGGAAGCAGAGGATACACGCCCAATACATCTGCTCCGTCCTCTCTGTATCCAAGAAGATGTTCTACAATTTTCTTCGGATCAAGCCTTGTCCATTCCCTGTGTTCACAGGCTTCACAATTAATTTTTATACCCTGCTGTTTCGGACAGATACGATTATTCCACCTGTTGTTGCACTGCGGAAAATAGCCGCCCTTCGTGCCTCTTTTCGCATATACATCTGTTCTTCCCCAGAACATCGCGAAGTATTTATTAGCTAGATCTTCTGTAATATATTTACTTTGGATTCGTCCGCCTTGATCTGGATCATATTCCTCAATATTTTCGATTTTCTCTTCAAATATATTTTCAGACTCATAGGGAATATCCGCCTTTTCCAATTGAATTTTTAATCTTCTGTTTTCATCTTGAAGACTTCGCACCAACTTGCGAAGAGAATCAAGATTATATGCTTCTATATTCATTTATAATTTCCTCATCATTTCTCCCTGCCACTCCATATTTACTTCTTAATAGACCATTTCCCTTTCTTGGTAGCCCCCTCTCGCACAAGAATCCCTCTGTTTTTCAATTTATTCATGGCATATCTGATTCCATTTTTTGACATCCCTATAATTTCTGCCATTTTATCCTGCGTAATTTCCGGATTCTTTAAAATCAGGCTTACTACTTTTTTCTCTGTATCTGATAAAGAAAAAGACAATTGATTTTCCACCATTTCTATGCCAGTTTCTGTGCCAATCATTCTATTTTCTGTGTTAGCATTTGCTATTTCTATGCCAGTTTCTGCAACTATTTCTGTATTTTCTGTGCCAGTCTTTACATTTGAACGATAAAAATTTACCCGAAACGCATCACCCATGTCAATAAACTCCGGTTCACGAACTCCGTATTCTCTACAGCCCCGAATCATTCTCTGGAGACCTGTTCCCCACTGCTCAATAATACCCATTCGGCTGAATACTTCTGCAATGCAAACATTACGGATTTTTGAACGCCCTGATATAGCCTGTTCCACTGTCAGTCCGCCATACAGCATCCCCGGAGAGGTGATTTCCACTCTGTTATCATAAATCGCAATCTGAACACAAGAATGATCCAAGTAACACCTGTGACAAACAGAATTGATAATTGCTTCCCGAATGCTCTCCGGCGGCAATTCATATTTGTCTTTCCGAACAATCCCCTCAATCGTCGCACCAAGATTAATATGCTTTAATACAAACTGGTAAGCTTCCTCAATCTGATTATAAATCGGCCCGCCAAATTCTCTTCTATCAATAAATACCGCCCTATCCTCTCCTTTAAACAATGCACACTGTATTTTTGCAAATCGAAAAACATTATTTGTACATAATATAAATGCATTTGTTGGAAGATAGTTTTGTCCACTTTTCTTTAAAATCCCCCAGTTTTCCAGATTAGTGACTGTTATCTCCCTCACTTTATTTATTGGAAGTTCACTTGATTCAGCAATATGCATTCGAATATCATTGCACAATTTCAAAGCTTGCTCCTCATCGTAGTCTATTTCAACGTTAACAATTTCGTCGTACGATTTGCCTGTTCCCTGATATTCCAAATCTTTTAATATTGCTTCGTCAACTGGTCTACTGGTTCCCGCCACACGAATATAGGTCCCGTTTTCTTTTCCCATACTTTTGATATAATATGGTCTGTTCTGTCCCGGATATATTTCTATCTGGACGATACATTTCCCTTCTATTGTCTGAAACGTAACGTCAGGAACGATTTGAGGCACACACATGTCAGAAACCGCATTGGCGATTTTATCCATAATCCTAAAAACAGAACTTGGTTCAACACAAACAATATTTCTTGTGACATCATCTATTCCGATGATTATTTTCCCGCCTGCTGTATTTGCATAAGCAACTATCGTTTTCATATACTTTTTGCTGTCATCCGGAAGCATAATTTTAAATTCAACATTTTTTGATTCACCATTTTTGATTTCTTCAAGTGTCATTTTACTTTCCCCCATTCAACTTAAATCACTCTTTAAGCCTTTCAAAAAATCTTCCATTGGATGATCTTCCTTATCATTTCTTTCTTCCATTATCCAATCAATTTCCTTTAATGATATGTAATTTCCCAAATTCCAGATTTCTATATTCATTAAATAAATAATTTTTTCTAAAGATACTCCTTGAGCAAGTAAATACCTCACAAGTGCCCCTCTTATGCTGGCAGGTGTCAATGATTTATAATATTCATCATTCGGATCTATTTTTGTCAGTTTACTAAACACATCATTAATTACATCTTCTCGTATTGGTTCTCCCCCGTTATCTTTAGTGCGGTAAAAAATATAATCACCCCTTACATTAAGAGCCTTCAATTTTTTTAAAGCCCCTATGAGTTCTGCTGGCATATGTATCTCTTTTCCATCCAATTTTAATTTATCCTTTATACTCCCATCTTTACTGTAATCGACATTTTCTTTCCATTTTAAAAAGCGTAATTTTCTCCGTTCCAGGCCAAAAGATAATTCCATCAAGAGCATTGCAACATCTCTTTCCTTGTTTCTACCAGTATCTAAATATTGTATCGCTTTTTTTATTTTATCCAGATTAATAACATTCCGCTTTTCATCCCGTTTTAAAGTTTTAGAAAACCCCTCCAACATTACTTTTGTACTGATATCAAAAGCACTCTTTTCAGACATAAGGCACATAAAATCTTTAATATAGAAAAATACATTTTTTAGAGTATTCTCTTTCTCCAACTTTGTCTTTTTCTCTATATACCTGTAAAAATCTGTTATCTCTATTTTATCATAAACGCTTTCCACCTCATTTTTAAAATAGCATAGTTCCAAATCTATAGAACAGTATTTTAAAAAGCGTTTTAACGATGATGAGTAAGCAGGCCAACTCTTTTCACCGCCTTTATAATAACTATTTCTATATTCCGCAATATCTTTAAAAAAATATGTATTTGGCTCAATGCCACATATATTATCATAAGATAAGAAATCAAAATAATGCTGATCTGAATTTTTACCATAAACAATCTCTAAAACTGTCTTTTTCGTTTGAAAATCCGATATTCCTTTGCCAATACTATTGTTAAACAGCCAAATTCCTTTAGGGCTTATTACCATTCCCCATTCAACTGTACTGTCCTTTACTCCTTTATTTGTATAATCTCTGAATAAACGGTTTACTATACTTCTTTCATCTACTTCATCAAATGTTATTTTGATTTTTAAATTTTCATCTATTATATATACCTGTTG of Roseburia hominis contains these proteins:
- a CDS encoding GHKL domain-containing protein, whose protein sequence is MSESGFIYQIISAVVQIMSVIVSGICMEGLLTGREDRGGKRKRIAIWSILCSVWVIIKCLFAMPPHYYNVINPILITLSYVFVLTYFYSDKAWIKFTHVSMLIMQSVLADVILYIVFGEVKKLNLRYASFANPYMAERGTMVAALTIFLNIAYMVVVLRLQKKRRHTISPIWLAVMLQMLFVFMMICAIKWSQAGGDDFKLYFSYFCCYTVLEFALVMLYVGQLEKRETQEKVRKLQQEGELKKAHYEQIEVRRQEMAKLRCDYGNILTSILDLLEHGKKDEAETVIQDLSVRISATREYPFCAVPIVNAILTEKQKVCEEEGISQDLNLMIPDMTGIAELDLCMIFGNLMDNAIRACKEVREQGKECAITLNGGIAQEYLIIKCKNTALENHKNKIWGTGYGHKILADIARKYGGDFQTMYEKENFMAQISLKLQN
- a CDS encoding ATP-binding protein — protein: MTLEEIKNGESKNVEFKIMLPDDSKKYMKTIVAYANTAGGKIIIGIDDVTRNIVCVEPSSVFRIMDKIANAVSDMCVPQIVPDVTFQTIEGKCIVQIEIYPGQNRPYYIKSMGKENGTYIRVAGTSRPVDEAILKDLEYQGTGKSYDEIVNVEIDYDEEQALKLCNDIRMHIAESSELPINKVREITVTNLENWGILKKSGQNYLPTNAFILCTNNVFRFAKIQCALFKGEDRAVFIDRREFGGPIYNQIEEAYQFVLKHINLGATIEGIVRKDKYELPPESIREAIINSVCHRCYLDHSCVQIAIYDNRVEITSPGMLYGGLTVEQAISGRSKIRNVCIAEVFSRMGIIEQWGTGLQRMIRGCREYGVREPEFIDMGDAFRVNFYRSNVKTGTENTEIVAETGIEIANANTENRMIGTETGIEMVENQLSFSLSDTEKKVVSLILKNPEITQDKMAEIIGMSKNGIRYAMNKLKNRGILVREGATKKGKWSIKK
- a CDS encoding AAA family ATPase, with the protein product MKLLKINIQDMPRFKGDIDIDFIARQRVDEDDKERLYCVFSNIYINPVLSFIGINASGKTTILKTISFVINLLNNESINSIEVKEILNDLLEGENVKITSFFYEQKKVYKLQTVITKKINLIDESEKLVISDEKLWEKEAEKVKTKKSLFDFKDSDIKIERNQKEQFLSDDVSVMIAINREKQSGFLLRDMSMWTNHNMLNVLGKFPKELLTFLDPSIEYFKCSIEKKSTDLRLKFHGSEEIILRSPSEIEKYLSSGTIKGISVFMNALFCFVEGGYLIVDELENHFNEEIVATLVRFFMDPKVNRQGSTLIYSTHYAELLDEFERNDCIYIVRNRGGINAENLSFILKRNDIKKSEAYESGYLEGTVPVYEAYMALKKVLSSVEIREDEK
- a CDS encoding DEAD/DEAH box helicase family protein, with the protein product MNIEAYNLDSLRKLVRSLQDENRRLKIQLEKADIPYESENIFEEKIENIEEYDPDQGGRIQSKYITEDLANKYFAMFWGRTDVYAKRGTKGGYFPQCNNRWNNRICPKQQGIKINCEACEHREWTRLDPKKIVEHLLGYREDGADVLGVYPLLPDGTCRFLVFDFDNHEKGAEKTDFANVDDEWHEEVDALRIICESNGITPLVERSRSGRGAHVWVFFKRPVDATLARKFGFLLLDKGSASINLKSFHYYDRMYPSQDVASSIGNLIALPLQGQALKKGNSAFVDKNWNAYPDQWDILLNQTEKLTLDEIEKCMTKWQAELSNEKGMLALPNVQNRPKPWKKKDGFVKSDVVGKMHIALGDAIYVDTLNLMPRLQNQIRSMAAFDNPVFYKNKRLGYSNYYNFSAVYMGKDIDGYIRIPRGLRDNLVCACKEADINFEIEDYREKGRPIRVVFQGDLRTQQNLAAERLLAYDHGILSAATAFGKTVVCSYLIAERKVNTLILLQSKDLLEQWVEELNKFLIIDEKPPTYKTKSGREKRRDSVIGILHGSKNTLTGIVDVAMVGSMYSKGKFNEFINSYGMVIMDECHHCGSSTSIEVMQKVNARYVYGVSATPKRGDNLEKIIYMLLGPIRHKFTAKERAAEQGIGHYVYPRYTRVIDTNESKNNINEAYSLISTSLVRNEMILEDTRACVKMGRTPVILTRYKKQAKYLYDNLQKDADRVFLLYGDNSDKKNSDVRRKLKEVPREQTLILVATGQKIGEGFDYPRLDTLMLAAPVSFSGRLEQYIGRLNRDYEGKKEVVVYDYIDSHIRDFDKMYVNRLRTYKRTGFQLITNSVLSKQTTNAIYDSGNYADAFERDIVEAEKNILVSSPGLTQNKVERFIYLIKTRQEAGVKVTVITTEPQNTRFGNPDFYQQMVCEMQENSIHVIVRDEVAEHYAILDDELVWHGGMNLLGEEDAWDNLMRIKSAEVAAELLEITLKNDENIKKV
- a CDS encoding LPXTG cell wall anchor domain-containing protein, with product MRTFEHASDYVAVIDEKSNTSNENNVPKTGDLASVTLYVSLLAFAAVVLVVLLRKKVNNRI
- a CDS encoding LytTR family DNA-binding domain-containing protein; this translates as MLKLAVCDDSLLFLQEMRELLEADQGVEEVVVYEKPEKLLEEIEKGEKEFDAIFMDIEFDREENGIQYVREIFREAPHIQLIYVTGYHDKYIQQIFLTDTNLTGYLMKPLDKELLSQYLDKIRERKTPKNVLTFSVRGKSYIIAADHVLYLESDNHRVFIHTEEGSYTVYDKLSNIHEKLPSSFIQCHKSFLVNMNRIQYMEGNEICFQNGQRVPVSKIQRERVRKSYFLHLGKKI